From a single Gracilimonas sp. genomic region:
- the aroA gene encoding 3-phosphoshikimate 1-carboxyvinyltransferase, giving the protein MIKKINPASSLKGELILPPDKSISQRAAIFSLLHEGVSEVKNYSQAQDPQSTLSCVQQLGAEVKEEKGALFIKGTGRSHIKTPDKDLDCGNSGTAMRLLSGVLVGAGISAKLVGDESLCGRTMTRIINPLEKMGAHILARNSAYAPLFINRNEALKPLKFELPIPSAQLKSCVLLAGLFGEELTQVIEILPSRDHTERLLSLDQKVIQDRRIISASSADEIPNQSYTIPGDFSAAAFWLVAGAIQKDAEIKIENVGLNPTRSALLDILSEMGADITIENERMEGAEPAGDIIVKGSDLKAVEIDPKIIPNCIDELPVIAVAMLFAEGTSKIAGAEELRHKETDRIMAMAKMLKAVGADFKEKEDGLIIHGDPDFTFSSATFESFHDHRIAMASAVLSLKAQKECTIKDAESAAVSYPGFWEDLAGLMR; this is encoded by the coding sequence ATGATAAAAAAAATTAATCCGGCTTCATCTTTGAAAGGTGAGCTTATTCTTCCTCCTGATAAGTCAATTTCGCAGCGCGCTGCCATTTTTTCTTTACTGCATGAAGGTGTTTCGGAGGTGAAAAACTATTCCCAGGCTCAGGATCCCCAAAGTACGTTGAGTTGTGTTCAGCAGCTTGGAGCTGAGGTTAAAGAAGAAAAAGGTGCTCTTTTTATAAAAGGAACGGGAAGAAGCCACATTAAAACTCCAGATAAAGATCTTGATTGTGGAAATTCAGGAACAGCTATGAGGTTGCTTTCGGGAGTTTTGGTAGGTGCTGGAATTTCGGCAAAGCTTGTCGGAGACGAGTCGTTGTGTGGGCGAACGATGACGCGCATTATCAATCCACTGGAGAAGATGGGCGCGCATATTCTGGCCCGAAATAGTGCCTATGCTCCGTTGTTTATCAACCGAAATGAAGCTTTAAAACCCCTCAAATTTGAACTTCCAATCCCAAGCGCCCAGCTTAAATCATGTGTATTACTGGCGGGATTATTCGGAGAAGAGCTGACACAGGTTATTGAAATCCTGCCCAGCCGGGATCATACCGAACGGTTGTTAAGTCTCGATCAAAAAGTAATTCAGGATCGGAGAATCATTTCAGCAAGTTCAGCTGATGAAATTCCGAATCAGAGCTACACTATCCCAGGGGATTTCTCTGCGGCGGCATTTTGGCTGGTGGCCGGTGCTATTCAGAAAGATGCTGAAATTAAGATTGAAAATGTAGGCTTGAATCCGACTCGCAGCGCTTTACTGGATATTTTAAGTGAAATGGGAGCCGATATCACCATAGAAAATGAACGCATGGAGGGGGCAGAGCCTGCTGGTGATATCATTGTAAAAGGTTCCGATTTGAAGGCTGTCGAAATAGATCCAAAGATTATTCCCAATTGTATTGATGAACTTCCTGTAATAGCAGTAGCTATGTTATTTGCTGAAGGCACTTCTAAAATTGCCGGCGCGGAAGAACTTCGTCACAAAGAAACTGACCGAATCATGGCTATGGCAAAAATGCTGAAAGCTGTGGGAGCTGACTTTAAAGAAAAAGAAGACGGTCTTATTATTCACGGAGATCCGGACTTTACATTTTCATCTGCTACGTTTGAATCTTTTCACGACCATCGTATTGCTATGGCCTCAGCGGTACTATCACTCAAAGCTCAAAAAGAGTGCACCATCAAAGATGCAGAGAGCGCTGCCGTATCCTACCCCGGTTTCTGGGAAGATCTAGCTGGTTTGATGCGGTGA
- a CDS encoding Hsp20/alpha crystallin family protein: MGDFTEFGIEIERHLSKLGKDIQQFVEKVVPLANEDKDFAPDCDIVESEEEFKILLDLPGLSKKEIGISLKNNVLTVKGEREITAGDGEEFKRQERRRGAFARAFAVPQNVNAAEVSASFRNGVLTIAMPKSEALKDSQSIPVK; the protein is encoded by the coding sequence ATGGGAGATTTTACAGAATTTGGTATTGAGATAGAGCGACACCTCTCCAAGCTGGGAAAAGATATTCAGCAGTTTGTTGAGAAAGTGGTACCGCTGGCCAACGAAGACAAAGATTTTGCTCCTGACTGTGATATCGTAGAGAGTGAAGAAGAATTTAAAATTCTGCTTGATCTTCCGGGATTATCCAAAAAAGAGATAGGTATTTCTCTGAAAAATAATGTGCTGACGGTTAAAGGTGAACGTGAAATCACTGCTGGAGATGGTGAAGAATTTAAACGACAAGAACGTCGTCGTGGAGCTTTTGCCCGGGCATTTGCGGTTCCGCAAAATGTAAATGCGGCCGAAGTGTCAGCCAGTTTCAGAAATGGTGTTTTGACAATCGCCATGCCCAAATCGGAGGCTTTGAAGGACTCACAATCCATTCCGGTTAAATAG
- a CDS encoding CBS domain-containing protein, translated as MLINEILNTDISPLRVEDTVATALMKIDLLHTTKFTVVDSNNRVVGMASLGKLIEVVDEESPLSEVELEDPIFVPYNQHLFEASRIMLAKELFLLPVTDEEMKFQGMIKKRDVLSALGDVFNLSSFGSVITVELDQVDFTLSDLVRIIEMEGAKILGVAVQQPNAKNQAYRVSFKLNLEDSSVVSAGLRRFGYTITSEANSEVLEHNFSDRADELIRYLDI; from the coding sequence ATGCTAATAAACGAAATCCTGAATACAGACATATCACCTCTTCGGGTAGAAGATACCGTAGCTACAGCGTTGATGAAGATCGATCTGTTGCACACAACCAAATTCACAGTTGTGGATAGCAATAATCGTGTGGTGGGTATGGCTTCGCTGGGTAAGCTTATCGAAGTTGTGGATGAGGAATCTCCGCTTTCTGAAGTAGAGCTGGAAGACCCAATTTTTGTGCCATACAATCAGCATTTATTTGAGGCTTCACGTATTATGCTTGCCAAGGAGCTATTTCTGTTACCTGTTACGGATGAAGAAATGAAATTTCAGGGCATGATTAAGAAAAGAGATGTCTTAAGTGCCCTGGGAGATGTATTCAACCTTTCAAGCTTTGGCTCCGTTATCACTGTAGAGCTGGATCAGGTTGATTTTACGCTTTCTGATTTGGTTCGAATCATCGAAATGGAAGGCGCAAAAATATTGGGAGTGGCTGTTCAACAACCCAATGCAAAAAATCAGGCCTATCGGGTTTCTTTTAAATTGAACCTCGAAGATTCCTCCGTTGTAAGCGCAGGATTACGCCGTTTTGGGTATACTATAACCTCGGAAGCCAATAGCGAGGTGCTGGAGCACAATTTTTCTGACCGTGCGGATGAACTTATTCGCTATCTTGACATATAA
- the dnaK gene encoding molecular chaperone DnaK, with translation MGKIIGIDLGTTNSCVAVMEGNEPVVIQNSEGGRTTPSVVAFTKDGERLVGAPAKRQAITNPDKTVASVKRFMGRMFDEVKDETKQVNYKIVKGDDNTARVEIEDRKYAPQEISAMVLQKMKQTAEEYLGEKVTEAVITVPAYFNDAQRKATQEAGKIAGLEVKRIINEPTAASLAYGLDKKDEDQTIVVYDLGGGTFDVSILELGDGVFEVKSTNGDTHLGGDDFDQRIIDFLADEFKKDEGIDLRKDPMAMQRLKDAAEKAKIELSSSQKTNINLPFVTATDSGPKHLNIDLSRAKFEQLADDLIKRSIDPCKKALDDAGFTKNDIDQVILVGGSTRIPKIQEAVKEFFGKDPSKGVNPDEVVAIGAAIQGGVMSGDVEDVVLLDVTPLTLGIETLGGVMTPLIEANSTIPTSKSQTFSTAAANQSSVEIHVLQGERAKAQDNRTLGRFHLDGIPPAPRGVPQIEVTFDIDANGVLNIKAQDKGTGKEQSIRIESSSGLSDEEIEKMKKAAEEHAEEDKKIKERVEKLNEADSLVFSTRKQLDEYGDKISDDNKKAIEDALETLEKAHKEENMDEIDSAIEAVNQAWSGASEEIYKATQEEAAAGGAAGGPTPGADGASASEESDEGDDAVDADYEVVDDDEKK, from the coding sequence ATGGGAAAAATCATAGGAATTGACTTAGGAACTACCAATTCGTGCGTTGCCGTAATGGAAGGTAATGAGCCGGTGGTAATCCAGAACAGCGAGGGTGGGCGAACTACTCCTTCTGTTGTAGCTTTCACCAAAGATGGTGAGCGACTGGTTGGTGCGCCTGCAAAACGTCAGGCTATCACGAACCCGGATAAAACCGTTGCTTCTGTTAAACGCTTCATGGGACGCATGTTTGATGAGGTTAAAGATGAAACCAAGCAGGTAAATTATAAGATCGTTAAAGGTGATGACAACACAGCACGTGTTGAAATCGAAGATCGTAAATATGCGCCTCAGGAAATCTCAGCTATGGTGCTTCAAAAAATGAAGCAAACTGCTGAAGAGTATTTGGGTGAAAAAGTAACGGAAGCTGTTATTACAGTTCCTGCTTATTTCAACGATGCCCAGCGTAAAGCTACCCAGGAGGCAGGTAAAATTGCCGGCTTGGAAGTAAAGCGAATTATAAACGAGCCAACAGCTGCTTCACTGGCGTATGGACTTGATAAGAAAGATGAAGACCAGACCATTGTAGTGTATGACCTTGGTGGTGGTACTTTTGATGTGTCTATCCTTGAATTAGGTGATGGTGTTTTCGAAGTGAAATCAACCAATGGTGATACCCATCTTGGTGGTGACGACTTTGATCAGCGTATCATCGATTTCTTAGCTGATGAGTTTAAGAAAGATGAAGGCATTGATCTTCGTAAAGATCCAATGGCTATGCAGCGACTCAAAGATGCTGCTGAGAAAGCTAAGATTGAGCTTTCAAGCTCACAAAAAACCAATATTAATCTGCCATTCGTAACGGCTACCGATTCAGGACCTAAACACCTGAATATTGATTTAAGCCGTGCCAAGTTTGAGCAGTTGGCTGATGACCTGATCAAGCGATCCATAGATCCTTGTAAGAAAGCACTTGACGATGCCGGATTTACCAAGAATGATATTGATCAGGTAATTCTGGTGGGTGGTTCAACCCGAATTCCAAAAATCCAGGAAGCTGTTAAAGAATTCTTTGGCAAAGACCCAAGTAAAGGTGTAAATCCTGATGAAGTGGTCGCTATTGGTGCTGCTATTCAGGGTGGTGTAATGTCAGGTGATGTAGAAGATGTAGTTCTTCTGGATGTAACACCTCTGACACTTGGTATTGAGACGCTGGGTGGAGTTATGACTCCTCTAATCGAAGCAAACAGTACCATTCCAACCAGCAAGTCACAGACTTTCTCGACGGCTGCAGCTAATCAGTCGAGTGTAGAAATTCATGTGCTGCAAGGTGAACGTGCCAAAGCTCAGGATAACCGAACACTGGGTCGCTTCCACTTAGATGGAATTCCACCGGCACCACGCGGAGTGCCTCAAATCGAAGTAACATTCGATATTGATGCGAACGGTGTGCTGAATATCAAGGCGCAGGATAAAGGCACAGGTAAAGAGCAGAGTATTCGCATCGAGTCTTCTTCAGGATTATCTGATGAGGAAATCGAAAAAATGAAAAAAGCTGCTGAAGAACACGCAGAAGAAGATAAGAAGATTAAAGAGCGTGTTGAGAAGTTGAACGAGGCGGACAGCCTGGTATTCTCTACCCGTAAGCAGCTGGACGAGTACGGCGACAAGATCTCCGATGATAACAAAAAAGCCATCGAAGATGCTCTTGAAACCCTCGAAAAAGCACACAAAGAAGAAAATATGGACGAGATTGATTCAGCGATTGAAGCTGTAAATCAGGCTTGGTCCGGTGCTTCTGAGGAAATATATAAAGCTACTCAGGAAGAAGCCGCAGCAGGTGGAGCTGCCGGAGGACCAACTCCTGGTGCTGATGGTGCATCCGCTTCCGAAGAATCTGATGAAGGCGATGATGCCGTAGATGCAGATTACGAAGTAGTTGACGACGACGAGAAGAAGTAA
- a CDS encoding tetratricopeptide repeat protein, with translation MHFVPKSSLLTFLISLFLVNVLPAQNIQSPSTQLYERAINLYENGFFEEAVEYFEEFNAEFPNHNMRISSDYYLARARTGSDSVNIESYYKQFVLNYPGSDLSEKLLKDLGHRFTDNGKYEQAIEYYQQAISSWMKGTESAKTKYWIAEAAAENEDYSDSRVYFMELANEFPDSEWAPKALYARGRLYLSQQQYNASSIAFEVLKERYPNNEITRRVGTALGESYYMQGKYEDAIEALNSALPYLEGESQQKAVFLIAESQNYLSQHDAASKSYLRYINMTKGTPQERIAHYGLGWVYNKQEIYHWAAESFGKAAVGDDEIARKAQYYKAVNEKLGGQYRKSINSFREFGERYKTGLWVERAYYEWSVSAFQASLYGEAIEVLLDLVRSDVELEEPAKIYAMLGEAFFANAEYTRAIQAFEEAEKVGDIDPELKRQARFQKAWILYRNQAYQQAQPIFESVYAETPDTEVGREALFWSADSYYKMNQFSSAAQRFRMYTQNYPDNEMMGPALYSLGWSYFEMGQYENAVGPLEDFLQNYEKPETALFPYDTDTQLRIGDAYYALGEYREAIASYNKAIGAEPGGDYAMFQIANSYYRAGRTFDAVSNFRKTLRIYPFSRLREQAQYNVAYIYLNTNNYSQAVEEFQTVINKYPGTDWAARSQYNIGDAYYNAGEYERAIAAYQKVLNEYPKSSYIIEAINGIQYAQLSAGRSDSSSVILEEFLSDNPTSSTADQLRYRQALNVFQSGDYENAIKEFRQYLRVTNSERLMPEAYSNLGEAYRQLDQIEDAIEAYQTIIDEFPSDDLASSALTSLGTLNFERGEYTRSHANYTQLLESAPRFRQEAYVGMGNASLAQEKVEQAKEEYESALQVNANNEEAKVGLGKVALTNDNYEEARALLFPIAEKSTTEIGAEAQYYLGKILQQQDEFNMAIEEFAKVKVLFEAFDYWVSESMYATAECHIRLGNRGEAMTILNSIVNTYPGTEAEQKAQRLLSQTDS, from the coding sequence ATGCACTTCGTCCCTAAAAGCAGCCTTCTTACTTTCCTTATTTCATTATTTCTGGTGAATGTGCTTCCGGCACAGAATATACAGTCACCGTCAACCCAATTGTATGAAAGAGCCATAAATCTCTATGAAAATGGTTTCTTTGAAGAAGCGGTCGAGTATTTTGAAGAGTTTAACGCGGAGTTTCCCAACCACAACATGCGAATCTCTTCAGATTACTATCTGGCGAGAGCAAGAACAGGATCAGATTCCGTTAATATAGAGTCCTATTACAAGCAATTTGTCCTGAACTATCCGGGAAGTGATCTTTCAGAAAAATTACTAAAAGACCTCGGCCATCGCTTTACAGATAACGGAAAATATGAGCAAGCAATAGAATATTATCAGCAGGCCATCTCTTCCTGGATGAAAGGGACTGAATCAGCTAAAACGAAATACTGGATAGCTGAAGCGGCTGCAGAGAACGAAGATTATTCCGATTCAAGAGTTTATTTCATGGAGTTGGCCAATGAATTCCCGGATTCTGAATGGGCGCCAAAAGCCCTTTATGCACGGGGCAGGCTTTATTTATCTCAGCAGCAGTATAATGCTTCATCTATAGCGTTTGAAGTACTTAAAGAGCGATATCCGAATAATGAGATAACGCGCAGGGTTGGTACGGCGCTTGGGGAATCTTATTACATGCAGGGGAAATATGAAGATGCGATTGAAGCTTTAAATAGTGCATTGCCTTACCTTGAAGGAGAATCCCAGCAAAAAGCTGTATTTCTGATTGCTGAAAGTCAGAATTACCTGAGTCAACATGACGCGGCTTCAAAATCTTATCTGCGTTATATCAACATGACCAAGGGCACACCCCAGGAGCGCATTGCCCATTATGGACTGGGTTGGGTGTATAACAAACAGGAAATTTATCACTGGGCAGCAGAGTCGTTTGGAAAAGCCGCAGTAGGTGATGACGAAATTGCACGCAAAGCTCAATACTATAAAGCGGTAAATGAAAAGCTTGGTGGTCAGTATCGTAAATCTATAAACTCATTTCGGGAATTTGGAGAACGATATAAAACCGGACTTTGGGTTGAAAGGGCTTACTATGAGTGGTCAGTTTCCGCTTTTCAGGCTTCTTTATATGGAGAGGCAATTGAGGTGCTTTTGGATTTGGTGCGAAGCGATGTTGAACTTGAAGAGCCGGCAAAAATCTATGCCATGCTTGGCGAAGCTTTCTTTGCAAACGCGGAGTATACACGGGCTATTCAGGCTTTTGAAGAAGCAGAGAAAGTAGGTGACATTGATCCTGAGCTGAAACGTCAGGCACGATTCCAGAAAGCATGGATTTTATATCGAAACCAGGCATACCAGCAAGCTCAGCCCATATTCGAATCGGTATATGCTGAAACTCCTGACACAGAAGTTGGCCGGGAAGCATTGTTTTGGAGTGCAGACAGTTACTATAAAATGAATCAGTTTAGTAGTGCTGCACAACGATTCAGGATGTATACCCAAAACTATCCCGATAATGAAATGATGGGACCGGCGCTCTATTCCCTGGGCTGGAGTTATTTCGAAATGGGACAATATGAAAATGCTGTAGGTCCACTGGAAGATTTTCTTCAAAATTATGAAAAACCTGAAACGGCTCTTTTTCCATATGATACTGACACTCAGTTGAGAATCGGAGATGCTTATTATGCACTTGGTGAATATCGGGAAGCCATTGCAAGCTATAATAAAGCAATTGGAGCTGAACCCGGAGGCGACTATGCCATGTTTCAGATCGCAAACAGTTATTACCGGGCAGGTCGTACTTTCGATGCCGTCTCAAACTTCCGGAAAACCCTTCGAATTTATCCATTCAGCAGGCTAAGAGAGCAGGCTCAGTATAATGTGGCTTATATCTATCTGAACACAAATAACTATTCACAGGCTGTCGAAGAATTTCAAACAGTAATTAATAAGTATCCGGGAACCGATTGGGCGGCTCGATCACAATATAACATTGGTGATGCCTATTATAATGCTGGCGAGTATGAGCGGGCTATTGCTGCCTACCAAAAAGTGTTGAATGAATATCCGAAGAGCAGTTATATCATTGAGGCGATTAACGGAATTCAGTATGCACAATTATCGGCAGGAAGGTCGGATAGCAGTTCTGTGATTTTAGAAGAGTTTTTAAGTGATAATCCGACCAGCTCCACGGCCGATCAGTTGCGATACCGACAGGCGTTAAATGTTTTTCAGTCGGGTGATTATGAAAATGCGATTAAAGAATTCAGACAGTATTTGCGGGTTACAAACTCAGAAAGGCTCATGCCCGAAGCTTATTCCAACCTTGGAGAGGCTTACCGTCAACTTGATCAGATTGAAGATGCCATTGAAGCATATCAAACCATTATTGATGAATTTCCAAGTGATGATTTAGCTTCATCGGCACTAACATCCTTGGGTACGCTAAACTTTGAACGGGGAGAATACACACGTTCACATGCGAACTATACTCAGCTTTTAGAATCAGCTCCGCGGTTCAGGCAAGAGGCATATGTTGGAATGGGGAATGCCAGTCTGGCACAGGAAAAAGTAGAGCAGGCTAAAGAAGAATATGAATCTGCATTACAGGTAAATGCCAATAACGAAGAAGCAAAAGTGGGCTTGGGTAAAGTAGCTCTCACCAATGACAATTATGAGGAAGCCCGGGCACTGCTATTTCCTATTGCCGAGAAAAGCACAACTGAAATTGGTGCAGAAGCACAGTATTACCTTGGAAAAATTCTTCAGCAGCAGGATGAATTCAATATGGCCATCGAAGAATTTGCCAAAGTGAAGGTGCTATTTGAAGCATTTGATTACTGGGTATCAGAATCGATGTATGCCACTGCTGAATGCCACATTCGCCTGGGGAATCGTGGTGAAGCCATGACCATATTGAATTCTATTGTGAATACCTATCCCGGTACTGAAGCAGAGCAAAAAGCTCAGAGATTGTTAAGCCAAACAGATTCATGA